One Mycobacteroides abscessus ATCC 19977 genomic window carries:
- a CDS encoding PaaX family transcriptional regulator C-terminal domain-containing protein, producing MDNPVDHHPMTARSVILSLLLGAHPAELSVREIRALTTLFGISDTTVRVALTRMVAAGDLVRTEAGYRLAERLQARQLRQDEACDPHRGSWDGTWKQLVITSVGRDARDRNDLRTTLRQSRFGEFREGVWLRPENLEVDLPPSVTDHVWILHTRTDRPEVLAAQLWDLTGWSTYATALLRWWDQAEAIPARFVLAAAMVRHLLADPVLPDELLPADWPADEMRARYREFKDELVTLRDTAEMEEASL from the coding sequence ATGGACAACCCGGTCGATCATCACCCGATGACCGCACGTTCGGTCATCCTGAGCCTGCTGCTGGGCGCGCACCCTGCGGAGCTATCGGTGCGTGAAATCCGGGCATTGACAACCTTGTTCGGTATCAGCGACACCACTGTGCGGGTGGCGCTCACCCGCATGGTCGCCGCCGGGGATCTTGTCAGAACCGAAGCCGGATACCGGCTTGCTGAACGCCTACAGGCCCGTCAGCTTCGGCAGGACGAGGCGTGTGATCCGCATCGGGGCTCATGGGACGGCACCTGGAAGCAGCTGGTGATCACCAGCGTGGGCCGTGATGCCCGCGACCGCAATGATTTGCGAACCACCCTGCGGCAGAGCCGTTTCGGAGAATTCCGGGAGGGTGTGTGGTTGCGCCCGGAGAATCTGGAGGTGGATCTGCCGCCGTCGGTCACCGACCATGTGTGGATTCTGCACACCAGGACCGACCGTCCGGAAGTGTTGGCCGCGCAGCTGTGGGATCTGACCGGGTGGTCCACGTACGCGACGGCGCTATTGCGGTGGTGGGACCAGGCCGAGGCGATCCCGGCGCGATTCGTGCTGGCCGCTGCGATGGTGCGGCATCTGCTGGCTGATCCGGTATTGCCGGACGAGCTCTTGCCGGCTGATTGGCCTGCTGACGAAATGCGTGCCCGTTACCGGGAATTCAAGGATGAGCTAGTGACCCTGCGGGATACCGCCGAGATGGAAGAAGCCTCGCTATGA
- a CDS encoding DUF3060 domain-containing protein: MYRTRPTLVALAVAVTAVGLAGCGIIKPGSSNPTPGTWTPPSTSTSTSTSPSASTPTSAKVNIGDETVIGYFGQTTTATCEAGKSLNITGANNTLTITGPCETVTVSGFSNTVTFGELKTEVTVTGYGNKLTYKTGEPKVNNYGSNNTIQKAS, from the coding sequence ATGTACCGCACTCGCCCGACCCTTGTCGCCCTAGCCGTCGCCGTTACCGCCGTCGGGCTGGCCGGCTGCGGCATCATCAAACCGGGCTCAAGTAATCCGACGCCCGGCACCTGGACCCCGCCGTCCACCAGCACTAGCACCAGCACCTCGCCGAGCGCCAGCACCCCCACGTCGGCGAAGGTCAACATCGGGGACGAGACCGTCATCGGGTACTTCGGCCAGACCACGACCGCGACCTGCGAAGCGGGCAAAAGCCTCAATATCACCGGCGCCAACAACACATTGACCATCACCGGGCCCTGCGAGACGGTCACCGTCTCGGGCTTCTCGAACACGGTGACGTTCGGCGAACTGAAAACCGAGGTAACGGTCACCGGCTACGGGAACAAGCTCACGTACAAGACAGGCGAACCCAAGGTCAACAACTACGGAAGCAACAACACCATTCAGAAGGCTTCCTAG
- a CDS encoding ArsR/SmtB family transcription factor — MTDADEDKADAMFHALSDRTRRDILRRVLAGEHSVSTLAANYDMSFAAVQKHVAVLEKAGLLTKRRNGREQLASGDVEAVRSVGAMLSELEQLWRGRIARIDELIARDRPSKD; from the coding sequence GTGACCGACGCGGATGAGGACAAGGCCGACGCCATGTTCCATGCGCTCTCCGACCGCACCCGGCGCGACATCCTGCGGCGCGTATTGGCCGGTGAACACTCGGTTTCGACGCTCGCGGCGAACTACGACATGAGCTTCGCCGCCGTGCAAAAGCACGTCGCCGTGCTGGAAAAGGCCGGGCTGCTCACGAAGCGGCGCAACGGCCGGGAACAGCTGGCCAGCGGTGACGTGGAAGCCGTCCGTTCTGTCGGCGCCATGCTTTCCGAGCTGGAACAGCTCTGGCGCGGCAGGATCGCCCGGATCGATGAACTCATAGCCCGCGACAGACCATCAAAGGATTGA
- a CDS encoding crotonase/enoyl-CoA hydratase family protein — protein sequence MVDTLKTMTYEVTDRVARITFNRPEQGNAIIADTPLELAALVERADLDPQVHVILVSGRGDGFCGGFDLSAYAEANDEGSVRYSGTALDGQVQLRNHLPNINWDPMLDYQMMSRFTRGFSSLLHANKPTVVKVHGYCVAGGTDIALHADQLIVAADAKIGYPPTRVWGVPATGLWAHKLGDQRAKRLLLTGDCLSGRQAYDWGLAVEAPEPDELDERTERLVERIAAMPLNQLMMIKLACNSVLINQGIANSAMIGTVFDGISRHTPEAHAFTADAIANGYRQAVRHRDEPFGDYGRKPTEL from the coding sequence ATGGTGGACACCTTGAAGACGATGACCTACGAGGTCACCGATCGAGTCGCGCGCATCACCTTCAACCGGCCCGAGCAGGGCAACGCCATCATCGCCGACACTCCGCTGGAACTGGCGGCACTCGTTGAACGTGCCGATCTGGATCCTCAGGTGCACGTGATCCTGGTATCCGGCCGGGGGGACGGGTTCTGTGGCGGCTTCGACCTCAGTGCCTATGCCGAGGCCAATGACGAAGGGTCGGTGCGGTATTCAGGTACCGCGCTGGACGGGCAGGTGCAGCTGCGCAACCACCTGCCCAACATCAATTGGGATCCGATGCTCGACTATCAGATGATGAGCCGGTTCACGCGCGGCTTCTCCTCGCTATTGCATGCCAACAAGCCCACCGTGGTGAAGGTGCACGGCTATTGCGTGGCGGGCGGAACGGATATCGCATTACACGCCGACCAGTTGATCGTCGCCGCTGATGCCAAGATCGGATACCCGCCTACGCGGGTGTGGGGTGTGCCCGCCACCGGACTATGGGCGCACAAGCTCGGTGATCAGCGTGCGAAACGCCTTCTACTGACTGGTGATTGCCTGTCGGGCAGGCAAGCCTACGACTGGGGTCTGGCGGTCGAGGCACCCGAGCCCGACGAGTTGGACGAGCGCACCGAGCGGCTGGTCGAGCGGATCGCCGCGATGCCGTTGAACCAGCTGATGATGATCAAGCTGGCCTGCAACTCTGTACTCATCAATCAGGGGATTGCCAACAGCGCCATGATCGGCACAGTTTTTGACGGTATCTCCCGGCATACACCGGAGGCTCACGCGTTCACGGCAGACGCCATTGCCAACGGCTATCGGCAAGCGGTCCGGCACCGGGATGAGCCGTTTGGCGATTACGGGCGTAAGCCCACCGAACTGTAG
- a CDS encoding amino acid permease, with the protein MTVANSESETPDAGYSRGLSARTVQMIAIGGAIGTGLFYGAGGAIEKAGPGLILTYLVAGLAIFVIMRALGELLVYRPVSGSISEYAEEFMGRFAGFANGWTYWAVWATTCMAEITVAGVYIQRWWPGIPQWVTALVVLLILFGANLISVKIFGEAEFWFSMIKVTAILGMIIIGVGVLLPISGLGPETGPSVANLWNDGGVFPTGFSQALLSLQIVVFAYVGVELVGVTAGEAENPKVTLRKAINTLPFRIGLFYVGALIVILSIQGWRNYHKGESPFVAVFEYLNIPQAANIVNFILLTAALSSCNSGIYSTGRMVRSLAQRGDAPAGLQALSSRHVPMLAICFSALAMGIGVFVNWLSPDKAFAYITSVSTIGIIFVWGSILVSHMIYRKRVADGLLPASDYKLPGAPVTNILALGFLALVVLLLFFTEDGRTAILVGVVWFIIVVLGYFVHHGEPAHRETQDA; encoded by the coding sequence ATGACCGTTGCCAATTCCGAATCCGAGACGCCCGACGCCGGATACTCGCGGGGCCTGTCTGCCCGCACGGTGCAGATGATCGCCATCGGCGGTGCCATCGGTACCGGCCTCTTCTACGGCGCCGGCGGCGCGATCGAGAAGGCCGGACCGGGGCTCATCCTGACCTATCTGGTCGCCGGCCTGGCGATATTCGTGATCATGCGTGCACTGGGTGAATTGCTGGTCTACCGGCCGGTCTCGGGCAGCATCTCCGAATACGCCGAGGAATTCATGGGACGTTTCGCCGGATTCGCCAACGGCTGGACCTACTGGGCGGTATGGGCCACCACATGTATGGCCGAAATAACCGTCGCAGGTGTGTATATCCAACGGTGGTGGCCGGGCATTCCACAGTGGGTGACCGCGCTGGTCGTCCTGCTGATCCTGTTCGGGGCCAACCTGATATCGGTGAAAATCTTCGGTGAGGCCGAATTCTGGTTCTCGATGATCAAGGTGACGGCGATCCTGGGCATGATCATCATCGGCGTCGGTGTACTACTGCCCATTTCGGGCTTGGGGCCGGAGACGGGTCCCTCCGTCGCGAACCTATGGAATGACGGTGGCGTGTTTCCGACAGGCTTCAGCCAGGCACTGTTGAGTCTGCAGATCGTGGTGTTCGCATATGTCGGTGTCGAGCTCGTCGGCGTAACGGCAGGGGAGGCGGAGAACCCGAAAGTTACGCTGCGCAAGGCGATCAATACACTGCCCTTCCGCATCGGGTTGTTCTACGTGGGCGCGCTGATCGTCATTCTGTCGATCCAGGGCTGGCGGAACTATCACAAGGGCGAGAGCCCCTTTGTTGCCGTATTCGAATACCTCAACATTCCGCAGGCTGCGAACATCGTGAACTTCATCTTGCTGACGGCCGCGCTATCTTCCTGTAATTCCGGTATCTACTCGACCGGCCGCATGGTCCGCAGCCTCGCCCAGCGCGGTGATGCCCCCGCGGGCCTGCAGGCATTGAGTTCGCGCCACGTCCCGATGCTTGCCATCTGCTTCTCGGCGCTGGCGATGGGTATCGGGGTATTCGTCAACTGGCTCTCGCCGGACAAGGCATTCGCCTACATCACGTCGGTGTCGACTATCGGCATCATCTTTGTGTGGGGTTCAATCCTGGTTTCTCACATGATCTATCGGAAGCGTGTTGCCGACGGACTACTGCCCGCGTCGGACTACAAACTGCCCGGTGCGCCGGTGACCAATATCCTGGCGCTTGGCTTTCTGGCGCTGGTGGTATTGCTCTTGTTCTTCACCGAGGACGGCCGAACCGCCATCTTGGTGGGCGTGGTGTGGTTCATCATCGTGGTGCTCGGCTACTTCGTGCACCACGGTGAGCCAGCGCATCGGGAAACACAGGACGCCTAG
- a CDS encoding DUF3558 family protein, with protein MDTVTVRMLPVSALVIAAAVLVGCSSRPSSDGDGDGGSPDAQVTTVPEVNNGPGKGFKLGDCGGMTDAEVNAAVGVPGLKRDVDSLLGCRWSTGPGTGDTSISLYWYRGSSAQKEASVARNLGHTVEAVTTKSYPGYRVSNVGLCELSAGSGPDFLHWSLQSSAVKNDPCKAVETLMDSLLGKVGKQ; from the coding sequence GTGGACACCGTGACTGTGCGGATGCTCCCGGTTTCGGCCCTGGTCATCGCCGCAGCGGTGCTGGTCGGATGTTCGTCCCGGCCCTCATCCGATGGCGACGGCGACGGCGGCTCGCCCGACGCCCAGGTGACCACGGTGCCCGAGGTGAACAACGGTCCCGGCAAGGGTTTCAAACTCGGAGACTGCGGCGGTATGACCGATGCGGAAGTCAATGCGGCGGTGGGTGTTCCGGGCCTCAAGCGCGATGTGGACAGTCTGCTGGGCTGCCGGTGGTCCACCGGGCCGGGAACCGGCGACACATCCATCTCGCTGTACTGGTACCGGGGTAGCTCGGCCCAGAAGGAGGCTTCGGTCGCGCGAAATCTCGGACATACCGTCGAAGCGGTGACCACCAAGTCCTACCCCGGCTACCGGGTCAGCAACGTTGGGTTGTGCGAGCTGTCTGCGGGGTCGGGACCGGATTTCCTGCACTGGTCGCTGCAATCGAGCGCGGTCAAAAATGATCCGTGTAAGGCCGTCGAGACCCTGATGGACTCACTGCTCGGCAAGGTGGGTAAGCAATGA
- a CDS encoding DUF1905 domain-containing protein, which translates to MVDYRDPGAITFEATIEKPEGPGAYVEFPYSAFDSFGVRIRVPVHVMFDGSVPYTGSLAPYGGRHVLGVRKDIQAQLGKGPGDRVMVEVRLDIDRA; encoded by the coding sequence ATGGTGGACTATCGCGACCCCGGTGCCATCACGTTTGAGGCGACGATCGAGAAGCCCGAGGGCCCCGGCGCCTACGTGGAATTCCCGTACTCCGCATTCGACAGCTTCGGCGTCAGGATCAGAGTGCCGGTACATGTCATGTTCGATGGCTCGGTTCCCTATACGGGATCCCTGGCACCGTATGGAGGCCGACATGTGCTCGGAGTACGCAAGGACATTCAGGCTCAGCTGGGCAAGGGGCCCGGTGATCGGGTGATGGTCGAAGTCAGGCTCGATATTGACCGCGCCTAG
- a CDS encoding acyl-CoA dehydrogenase family protein translates to MADTHVVTNQVPALRDYNAATSPVLMEALIREGGQWGVDEVLEVGALNGTDRMQRAGELANRNRPVLHTHDRWGHRVDEIEFDPAYHELMREAVAHGLHGAPWADERPGAHVVRAAKTGVWTADPGHMCPISMTYAVVPALRANPELAAVYEPLLSSRVYDPVLAVPTAKAGLTAGMSMTEKQGGSDVRAGTTTATPSADGSYTLVGHKWFTSAPMCDVFLVLAQAPGGLSCFFLPRVLPDGSRNRMRLQRLKDKLGNHSNASSEVEYDEATAWLVGEEGKGVKTIIEMVNMTRLDCTLGSATSMRTGVALAMHHAQHRKAFGEYLIDQPLMRNVLADLAIEAEAATMVAMRMAGATDRATRGDETESLLRRIGLAASKYWVCKRATPHAGEAMECLGGNGYVEDSGLPRLYREAPLMGIWEGSGNVSALDTLRAMATKPECVEVLFKELALAQGQDERLDRHINGLHSQLSDLESVTYRARKVAEDICLALQGALLVRHGHPAVAQAFLATRLAGDWGGAFGTLPTGLDLSPILERATVKSGD, encoded by the coding sequence ATGGCCGATACGCATGTCGTCACCAACCAGGTTCCCGCGCTGCGCGACTACAACGCCGCGACCAGTCCCGTGTTGATGGAAGCACTCATTCGTGAGGGTGGTCAGTGGGGTGTCGACGAGGTGCTAGAGGTGGGTGCGCTCAATGGCACTGACCGGATGCAGCGCGCCGGGGAGTTGGCAAACCGGAACCGCCCGGTGCTGCACACGCATGACCGATGGGGCCACCGCGTCGACGAAATCGAGTTCGACCCGGCCTATCACGAGCTCATGCGGGAGGCTGTCGCCCATGGGCTGCATGGCGCGCCCTGGGCCGACGAGCGTCCGGGCGCCCACGTGGTACGCGCCGCGAAGACCGGTGTGTGGACGGCCGATCCCGGCCACATGTGTCCGATTTCCATGACCTACGCGGTGGTTCCGGCGCTGCGTGCGAACCCCGAACTTGCCGCCGTCTATGAGCCGTTGCTGTCTAGTCGGGTATATGACCCGGTGTTGGCGGTGCCCACTGCCAAGGCAGGTCTGACGGCGGGCATGTCGATGACCGAGAAACAGGGCGGCTCGGACGTGCGTGCGGGAACCACCACCGCCACGCCGAGCGCCGACGGCAGCTACACGCTGGTCGGACACAAGTGGTTCACCTCGGCGCCAATGTGCGACGTGTTCCTGGTGCTCGCCCAGGCGCCGGGAGGCCTGTCATGTTTCTTCCTGCCGCGAGTGTTGCCCGACGGCAGCCGTAACCGGATGCGGTTGCAGCGCTTGAAGGACAAGCTTGGCAACCACTCGAACGCGTCCTCCGAAGTTGAGTACGACGAGGCGACCGCGTGGCTGGTTGGTGAAGAGGGCAAGGGCGTCAAGACCATCATCGAAATGGTCAACATGACGCGCCTGGACTGCACGCTCGGATCAGCCACCAGCATGCGTACGGGTGTCGCGCTGGCCATGCATCACGCCCAGCACCGCAAGGCCTTCGGCGAGTACTTGATCGATCAGCCCCTCATGCGCAACGTGCTCGCCGATCTGGCGATAGAGGCCGAGGCGGCAACCATGGTTGCCATGCGGATGGCAGGCGCCACCGACCGTGCTACTCGCGGCGACGAGACCGAGTCACTGCTGCGGCGTATCGGCTTGGCCGCCAGCAAGTATTGGGTATGCAAGCGCGCCACCCCGCATGCCGGCGAAGCGATGGAATGCCTCGGCGGCAACGGCTACGTCGAGGACTCGGGGCTGCCGCGTCTCTATCGTGAGGCTCCGCTGATGGGGATCTGGGAGGGGTCCGGCAATGTGAGCGCGCTGGACACGCTGCGGGCCATGGCCACCAAGCCCGAATGTGTCGAGGTGCTATTCAAGGAGCTTGCCCTGGCCCAGGGGCAGGACGAGCGTCTGGATCGCCACATCAATGGATTGCATTCGCAGCTCAGCGATCTGGAATCGGTGACGTATCGTGCCCGCAAGGTCGCCGAGGACATCTGTCTGGCGCTGCAGGGGGCGCTACTGGTCCGTCATGGCCATCCGGCCGTCGCCCAGGCGTTCCTGGCCACCCGTCTGGCCGGTGATTGGGGTGGGGCATTCGGGACTCTGCCCACAGGGCTGGACCTTTCCCCGATCCTGGAGCGCGCCACCGTCAAGTCGGGCGACTGA
- a CDS encoding SRPBCC family protein yields MPVTNVTHDIDTRTIVINAEFEAPIQRIWQIYADPRQLEKVWGPPSCPATFVDHNFKPGGRANYYMTGPDGERYAGWWEIIAIYEPNSLEFIDGFSDDKLNPVDNMPTSRNVYTFVEKDGRTLATYVSTFETAEALQQVLDMGVIEGASSAINQIDELVRS; encoded by the coding sequence ATGCCTGTTACCAACGTAACCCACGATATCGATACTCGTACCATCGTCATCAACGCCGAATTCGAGGCACCCATCCAGCGGATATGGCAGATCTATGCGGATCCTCGCCAGCTCGAAAAGGTTTGGGGCCCTCCGAGTTGCCCCGCGACATTCGTCGACCACAACTTCAAGCCAGGCGGCCGCGCGAACTACTACATGACCGGACCGGACGGCGAACGATACGCGGGCTGGTGGGAGATCATCGCCATCTACGAACCTAACAGCTTGGAGTTTATCGACGGCTTCTCCGACGACAAGCTGAATCCCGTTGACAATATGCCTACTTCGAGAAATGTGTACACATTCGTCGAGAAGGATGGCCGTACCCTGGCGACCTATGTCAGCACCTTCGAGACTGCCGAGGCACTGCAGCAGGTACTGGATATGGGTGTCATCGAGGGAGCTTCCTCAGCGATCAACCAGATCGACGAGCTGGTGCGCTCCTAA
- a CDS encoding DUF3558 domain-containing protein produces MRKIFGTLAAVLLLLAAPTGCAHTVDGTAVAPGEGLSSNERGENDKLDPYGFANGQCGPLDEKTIVETVKAAQIYQNFFGALCYWVAADDAGNLIDLLYAYYEGGDVERDRTSADGMGQKTADITINSRKGFTSSGPGSGCGVTVPAGTGSLTWWVQYRKGGDSCAAARQLVEHIVQTVL; encoded by the coding sequence ATGAGAAAGATCTTCGGCACCCTGGCTGCTGTGCTGCTATTGCTGGCGGCACCTACCGGCTGCGCACACACGGTGGACGGTACCGCCGTGGCCCCGGGCGAGGGACTGTCGTCCAACGAGCGGGGCGAGAACGACAAGCTGGATCCGTACGGATTCGCCAACGGCCAGTGTGGTCCCCTCGACGAGAAGACCATTGTCGAGACCGTGAAGGCCGCCCAGATCTACCAGAATTTCTTTGGTGCACTGTGCTATTGGGTTGCGGCAGACGATGCCGGAAACCTCATCGACCTGTTGTACGCGTACTACGAGGGCGGCGACGTCGAACGTGATCGCACGTCCGCCGACGGTATGGGGCAGAAGACCGCCGACATCACCATCAACAGCCGCAAGGGATTCACCAGCAGCGGCCCCGGTTCGGGCTGCGGTGTCACAGTGCCGGCCGGAACCGGTTCGCTGACCTGGTGGGTTCAGTACCGCAAGGGCGGAGACAGCTGTGCCGCCGCGCGCCAGCTGGTCGAACACATCGTGCAGACGGTGTTGTGA
- a CDS encoding crotonase/enoyl-CoA hydratase family protein: MSEEMQPAVRVEKAGPVTTVILNRPHARNAVDGPTAAALLAAFTEFDADPEASVAVLWGDNGTFCAGADLKAMGTDRGNELHPHGPGPMGPSRLRLSKPVIAAISGHAVAGGIELALWCDLRVVEEDAVLGVFCRRWGVPLIDGGTIRLPRLIGHSRAMDLILTGRPVHANEALDIGLVNRVVARGQAREAAETLAAEIAAFPQQCVRADRDSAIAQWGMAEEAALDNEFGSIERVATEALEGAGRFAAGEGRHGAGV, from the coding sequence ATGAGTGAAGAGATGCAGCCGGCGGTCCGGGTGGAGAAGGCGGGCCCGGTGACAACGGTCATTCTCAATCGGCCGCATGCGCGCAACGCCGTCGACGGGCCGACCGCGGCGGCGCTGCTCGCGGCGTTCACCGAGTTCGACGCGGATCCCGAGGCGTCGGTGGCGGTGCTGTGGGGTGACAACGGAACCTTCTGTGCTGGAGCTGATCTCAAGGCGATGGGGACCGACCGCGGTAACGAACTGCACCCGCATGGCCCAGGTCCGATGGGCCCTTCGCGGTTGCGGCTGTCCAAACCGGTGATCGCGGCGATATCGGGGCACGCCGTCGCCGGCGGGATCGAGCTCGCGTTGTGGTGCGACCTTCGGGTGGTCGAGGAGGACGCCGTGCTGGGTGTGTTCTGCCGGCGTTGGGGCGTTCCGCTCATCGACGGTGGCACGATCAGGCTGCCGCGGCTGATCGGGCACTCGCGTGCGATGGATCTCATCCTGACCGGGCGTCCCGTCCACGCGAATGAGGCGCTGGACATCGGGCTCGTCAACCGCGTGGTCGCGCGTGGTCAGGCGCGTGAGGCTGCCGAGACACTGGCTGCCGAGATCGCTGCCTTCCCGCAACAGTGCGTGCGTGCCGACCGTGATTCGGCCATCGCGCAGTGGGGGATGGCCGAGGAAGCGGCACTGGACAACGAGTTTGGCAGCATCGAGCGCGTCGCAACGGAGGCGCTGGAGGGTGCGGGTCGGTTCGCCGCGGGTGAGGGCCGGCATGGAGCCGGGGTCTGA